From Candidatus Gastranaerophilales bacterium, one genomic window encodes:
- the uvrC gene encoding excinuclease ABC subunit UvrC, whose translation MKDLTEQLKILPESPGSYQYFDKEGTVIYVGKAKNLKKRVASYFVNRKHTSEKLRVLVPKIVKIEFIITNSEIEALILESHLIKKYKPRYNVLLKDDKKFPYFVVTNEDYPRIVVARKGNRNPVKGKYFGPYTNSRAMYATLDLLKKLFPLKQCKTPKFRDRPCIYYNIGRCMAPCQKLISPEEYQKLIKNVELFLSGKQSELVEALKKQMDYFASREEFEKAARYRDSYFDVQRTIEKQRVVYENTSVNQDVIEISKESNICALSLVQIRDGRLIDKKDFELYVSDYDSDAELLMTFIKEYYELVSDFDIPNEIIIAPEFTPEDKELYESWLSSRRSGKKVRINFSKSKRNDDILELAKKNADYYLKKLQIDSLTKIQNDYNEVGAYVQEKLNLSVFPYKVECFDISHIQGTNTVASMVVFENGFPKKSEYKRFKIKSVDKPDDFQSMREVVSRRYGRLKAQSDKFPDLIIIDGGKGQLSSAKSILDELGCENQNIVSLAKRIEEVFIPNKTKPILFPLNSGALYFFQRIRDEAHRFAITYHRTLRGKAAVQSELDNIKGLFEKNKKLLIEKYKDVKAIKKLPVQELMLLLKKSQGQKVYDYFHKSKSD comes from the coding sequence ATGAAAGACTTGACAGAGCAATTAAAGATTTTACCTGAGTCCCCGGGTTCTTATCAGTATTTTGATAAGGAAGGGACTGTTATTTATGTCGGAAAAGCAAAAAATTTAAAAAAGCGTGTTGCGAGTTATTTTGTGAATCGAAAACACACATCAGAAAAATTGAGGGTTTTAGTTCCCAAGATTGTAAAAATCGAGTTTATTATAACAAATTCCGAAATCGAGGCTTTGATTTTAGAATCTCATTTGATAAAAAAATACAAACCGAGATACAACGTGCTTTTAAAAGATGACAAAAAATTCCCTTATTTTGTTGTTACAAATGAAGATTACCCGAGGATTGTTGTTGCGAGAAAAGGTAATAGAAATCCTGTGAAAGGTAAATATTTCGGACCTTATACCAATAGCAGAGCTATGTATGCAACGTTAGATTTGCTAAAAAAATTATTCCCGCTGAAGCAATGTAAAACTCCAAAGTTTAGAGATAGACCTTGCATATATTATAATATCGGAAGGTGCATGGCTCCTTGTCAAAAGCTTATTTCGCCTGAGGAATATCAAAAATTAATAAAAAATGTAGAATTGTTTTTATCAGGAAAACAATCAGAGCTTGTCGAGGCACTCAAAAAACAAATGGATTATTTCGCATCACGTGAGGAATTTGAAAAAGCAGCGAGGTACCGTGACAGCTATTTTGATGTTCAGAGGACGATTGAAAAACAGCGTGTTGTTTATGAAAATACATCAGTTAATCAAGATGTTATTGAAATATCAAAGGAGTCTAATATTTGTGCCCTTTCACTGGTGCAGATTAGGGATGGCAGATTGATTGATAAAAAAGATTTCGAGCTTTATGTTTCAGACTATGACAGCGATGCGGAGCTGTTGATGACTTTTATAAAAGAATATTACGAGCTGGTCAGTGATTTTGATATTCCGAATGAAATTATTATAGCTCCAGAGTTTACGCCTGAGGACAAAGAGCTTTACGAGTCTTGGCTATCTTCACGCCGGAGTGGTAAAAAAGTCAGAATTAATTTTTCAAAATCGAAGAGAAATGACGATATCTTGGAATTAGCAAAAAAGAATGCAGATTATTATTTGAAAAAGTTGCAGATTGATTCTTTAACAAAAATACAAAATGACTATAATGAAGTTGGTGCTTATGTCCAAGAAAAGCTGAATTTGAGCGTTTTCCCTTATAAGGTTGAATGTTTTGATATTTCTCACATTCAAGGTACAAATACAGTTGCTTCAATGGTTGTATTTGAAAACGGTTTCCCTAAAAAATCAGAGTATAAGAGATTTAAGATAAAATCTGTTGATAAACCTGATGATTTTCAATCGATGCGAGAAGTCGTCAGCAGGCGATACGGACGCCTGAAAGCTCAAAGTGATAAATTCCCCGACTTAATCATAATAGATGGCGGGAAAGGGCAACTATCGAGTGCTAAATCGATATTAGATGAACTTGGCTGTGAAAATCAGAATATAGTTTCGCTTGCCAAGAGAATTGAAGAAGTTTTTATTCCGAATAAAACAAAACCTATACTTTTTCCTTTAAATTCAGGTGCTTTGTACTTTTTTCAGCGAATAAGAGATGAGGCACACAGGTTTGCTATTACATATCATAGGACCTTGCGTGGCAAAGCTGCAGTTCAATCAGAGCTTGATAATATCAAAGGGCTTTTTGAAAAAAATAAAAAATTATTAATTGAAAAATATAAAGATGTTAAAGCGATTAAAAAGCTTCCAGTGCAAGAGTTGATGTTGCTTTTGAAAAAATCGCAAGGTCAAAAGGTTTATGATTATTTTCATAAATCGAAATCTGATTAA
- a CDS encoding DEAD/DEAH box helicase: MTNNKEINKDFSFSFKKNNIDDLFQNLTENPVGLEKKDFRLTLSTLYQIFEDEFEATFNQANTILRATDFKFLLDGPKPEVFVYPMNNFDFYLKSKGSLYRFSSTTIKIEEDGQLVEKEGYKVPIDIIWEYFTNFDTVIDNDALTASFAAINKLTQFILKAVQKLYFLPKVMFTDNFFTLKYELFSVTEALQDSMHAMYSLNFDAYADKKNAIDALIDSYLNYIVFKFLHIKISKFKELKAAQYFTKPLNNKRYVRSNDIGMAISEWLDEIYIGKYEIAPQLDIKKISEDNFELTISIKATSKKANFEPIQLADMYNMDTIFELNGAYVVSMVEKQINYALRYFPELEKMFEDESNLKMKLTLNDVYKIIAHISYYLTKAGIVVNLPDNLDNIIVPRASINAKIKASRESEVYEILNGTNSSISLSSIFDFEYQVAIGDEKISVEEFEKLTKDANGLVCYKNVYILVDPAENQALIDKLKHPKIDKITKMQMLHSAFSGQLNEYEFDYDEAFANIIKDITKVKEVTVPTSLIGTLRPYQENGLKWLYTNTTKGFGSCMADDMGLGKTIQVITLILKLKEENKLKQPALVICPTTLLGNWRKELGMFAPSLKVSVYHGLDRKLDTKADIIITTFAILRIDIEEIKKTNWSMLIVDEAQNIKNPDTSQTLAVKSLKSDIKIAMTGTPVENKLTELWSIFDFINKGYLGSIKDFQKSYATPIERFKQVSRADKLKLSISPFVLRRLKTDKTIINDLPEKMVIDDYCYLSKSQAALYEKTLNDLMGQISTIKGINRRGMIFKLITALKQICNHPYQYLKNGEMTKDNSGKCEKFISLLGSIMDNDEKTIVFTQYKEMGTILCDIIQKELNTEPLFFHGSLNPSQREALLTRFDEDEEAKVMILSLKAGGTGLNLTTATNVIHYDLWWNPAVEDQATDRSYRIGQDKNVMVHRLVTLGTFEEKIDEMIKQKKELVNLAVFEGEKTITELTDEEIYKIFTLSA, translated from the coding sequence ATGACTAACAATAAAGAAATTAATAAAGACTTTTCGTTTTCATTTAAAAAAAATAACATTGATGACCTTTTTCAAAACCTAACAGAAAACCCTGTCGGACTAGAGAAAAAAGACTTTCGACTTACTCTCAGCACTCTCTATCAAATCTTTGAAGATGAATTTGAAGCAACTTTTAACCAAGCTAACACAATTCTAAGAGCTACGGATTTCAAATTTTTACTGGACGGTCCTAAGCCTGAAGTTTTCGTCTACCCTATGAATAACTTTGATTTCTATTTGAAATCAAAAGGCTCTCTATATCGTTTCAGCTCAACAACTATAAAAATTGAAGAAGACGGGCAACTCGTAGAAAAAGAAGGCTACAAAGTTCCTATCGATATTATTTGGGAATATTTCACTAACTTTGATACAGTTATAGACAATGATGCCCTAACTGCCTCTTTTGCCGCTATAAACAAGCTTACTCAATTTATTCTAAAAGCTGTGCAAAAATTGTATTTCTTGCCAAAAGTTATGTTTACAGACAACTTCTTTACTTTAAAATACGAACTTTTTTCTGTAACAGAAGCACTGCAAGATTCCATGCACGCTATGTATTCCTTGAATTTTGACGCTTACGCTGATAAGAAAAATGCCATAGATGCTTTAATTGATAGCTATTTGAACTACATTGTTTTTAAATTTTTACATATCAAAATTTCTAAATTTAAAGAACTTAAAGCCGCTCAATATTTTACAAAGCCGTTAAATAACAAACGCTACGTTCGCTCAAATGACATCGGAATGGCTATCAGCGAATGGCTTGACGAAATATATATCGGTAAATACGAAATTGCTCCGCAATTGGATATCAAAAAAATATCAGAAGACAATTTTGAGCTCACTATCTCAATCAAAGCAACCTCTAAAAAAGCAAATTTCGAGCCTATTCAGCTTGCTGACATGTACAATATGGATACAATCTTCGAGCTCAACGGGGCTTATGTTGTCAGCATGGTTGAAAAACAAATTAATTACGCTTTGAGATACTTCCCCGAACTTGAAAAAATGTTTGAAGATGAATCTAATCTCAAAATGAAATTGACTTTAAATGATGTCTACAAAATTATTGCTCACATTTCTTATTACTTAACCAAAGCAGGCATTGTCGTTAATCTTCCTGATAATCTCGACAACATTATCGTGCCTAGAGCCTCTATAAACGCAAAAATTAAAGCTTCAAGAGAATCTGAAGTCTACGAAATTTTGAACGGAACAAACTCAAGCATAAGCCTTTCAAGTATTTTTGACTTCGAATATCAAGTCGCCATTGGGGACGAAAAAATTTCTGTCGAAGAATTCGAAAAACTTACAAAAGATGCAAACGGGCTTGTTTGCTACAAAAACGTATATATTCTCGTTGACCCTGCTGAAAATCAAGCCTTGATTGACAAGCTTAAACACCCAAAAATCGACAAAATCACAAAAATGCAAATGCTCCACTCTGCCTTTTCCGGGCAGCTTAACGAATATGAATTCGATTATGATGAAGCTTTTGCGAACATTATCAAAGATATTACAAAAGTCAAAGAAGTCACTGTTCCAACTTCTTTAATCGGAACACTAAGACCTTACCAAGAAAATGGGCTAAAATGGCTCTACACCAACACAACAAAAGGCTTTGGCTCTTGTATGGCTGACGATATGGGACTTGGAAAAACAATTCAAGTTATAACACTAATTTTGAAACTAAAAGAAGAAAATAAACTTAAACAACCGGCTTTGGTAATTTGTCCTACAACCTTACTCGGCAACTGGAGAAAAGAGCTCGGAATGTTTGCCCCATCTTTAAAAGTCAGTGTTTACCACGGTTTGGACAGAAAACTCGACACAAAAGCTGACATCATTATTACAACTTTCGCCATCTTGAGAATTGATATCGAAGAAATCAAAAAAACTAACTGGAGCATGCTTATCGTCGACGAAGCTCAAAATATCAAAAACCCTGATACGTCGCAAACCTTGGCTGTCAAATCGTTAAAATCAGATATCAAAATTGCAATGACCGGTACTCCTGTTGAAAACAAATTGACAGAATTGTGGAGTATTTTCGACTTCATCAACAAAGGCTATTTAGGCTCAATAAAAGACTTCCAAAAGAGCTATGCAACGCCAATTGAACGATTTAAGCAGGTTTCAAGAGCTGACAAATTGAAATTATCAATTTCACCTTTCGTTTTGAGAAGATTAAAAACAGATAAAACAATCATTAACGATTTGCCTGAAAAAATGGTTATTGATGACTACTGCTATCTATCAAAATCCCAAGCAGCTCTATATGAAAAAACCCTCAACGACCTGATGGGACAAATTTCAACAATAAAAGGCATAAACCGTCGTGGTATGATTTTCAAACTGATTACCGCCCTAAAACAAATCTGTAATCACCCTTATCAATACTTGAAAAACGGTGAAATGACTAAAGATAACTCAGGAAAATGTGAAAAATTCATTTCGTTATTAGGCTCAATAATGGATAACGATGAAAAAACCATTGTATTTACTCAATACAAAGAAATGGGCACAATCCTTTGTGATATAATTCAAAAAGAATTGAACACGGAACCACTCTTCTTCCACGGCTCTTTAAATCCGTCTCAAAGAGAAGCTCTATTGACTCGATTTGACGAAGATGAAGAAGCAAAAGTTATGATTTTATCACTAAAAGCAGGTGGCACAGGGTTAAACTTGACCACTGCGACAAACGTTATCCACTACGATTTGTGGTGGAACCCTGCTGTAGAAGACCAAGCTACAGACAGAAGCTACCGTATCGGACAGGATAAAAACGTTATGGTTCACAGATTGGTGACACTCGGCACTTTTGAAGAAAAAATCGACGAAATGATTAAGCAAAAGAAAGAACTTGTAAATCTTGCAGTATTTGAAGGCGAAAAGACTATAACAGAACTTACTGATGAAGAAATTTACAAAATATTTACTTTAAGTGCTTAA
- a CDS encoding glycogen synthase, with translation MKILFASFEVAPYMKVGGLADVMGSLPSFIEKLGHQVAIFAPFIGSIDCQKYKITDVPNSKIRLKFGISEYFFTLKMAKVKDTNINIFFIDNKKYFSCFDKVYPSCIDDRYEQERFIVFSRAVLEYAKLLNFKPSVLHCNDWHTSMIPVYLKSTFKNDDFYKNTKTVLSIHNLAYQGRYFEDILDFAGIDKQDVFNSDGVEHFGSVIWLKGAINYTDKIIAVSPRYSKEIMTPEYGEGLDWALKKNKDKVVGILNGVDYSVFNPETDPYVDYHYSPSNMQAKLKNKKEILNYFGLPFNEDRPLIGIVSRLVEQKGFDLFEPIESELKNVQADIVILGTGDKKYEDFLAKLASECSNIKVCLEYKVDIGQKIYAGADMFLMPSRFEPCGLSQLIALKYGTIPIVRATGGLDDTIVGYPLDNSNGFKFWRYEAFDMLEAIQCAINTFHYKHTWSAMMNSAMHYQYSWDKSAVEYSNLYNDVTC, from the coding sequence ATGAAGATATTATTTGCGTCTTTTGAGGTTGCTCCTTATATGAAAGTCGGTGGACTTGCAGATGTAATGGGTAGTTTGCCTTCTTTTATCGAGAAATTAGGTCATCAAGTGGCGATATTTGCACCTTTTATCGGCTCAATTGATTGCCAAAAGTATAAAATTACTGATGTCCCTAATTCTAAAATCAGGCTGAAATTCGGTATAAGTGAATATTTTTTCACATTAAAAATGGCAAAAGTAAAAGATACAAATATTAATATCTTTTTTATAGATAATAAAAAATATTTTTCTTGTTTTGACAAGGTTTATCCCTCTTGCATTGATGACAGATACGAGCAAGAACGTTTTATCGTATTTTCAAGGGCAGTTTTGGAATATGCTAAGCTTTTAAATTTTAAACCATCTGTACTCCATTGCAATGACTGGCATACGTCAATGATTCCGGTGTATTTGAAATCGACTTTTAAAAATGATGATTTCTATAAAAATACAAAAACAGTTTTGTCTATACACAATTTGGCTTATCAGGGTCGTTATTTTGAAGATATTCTTGATTTTGCGGGTATTGATAAACAAGATGTCTTTAATTCAGACGGGGTTGAACACTTTGGTTCTGTAATCTGGCTCAAAGGTGCTATCAACTACACAGACAAGATAATTGCTGTTTCGCCAAGATATTCTAAGGAAATAATGACACCTGAGTATGGAGAAGGTCTGGATTGGGCTTTGAAAAAGAATAAAGATAAAGTTGTTGGGATTTTGAACGGAGTTGATTATTCTGTCTTTAATCCGGAAACTGACCCCTATGTTGATTATCATTATTCGCCATCAAATATGCAAGCTAAATTGAAAAATAAAAAGGAGATATTAAATTATTTCGGACTCCCTTTTAACGAAGATAGACCGCTTATCGGAATTGTTTCTCGTTTGGTTGAGCAAAAAGGTTTCGATTTATTTGAACCAATTGAGTCAGAATTAAAAAATGTGCAAGCCGATATTGTAATTTTGGGTACAGGTGATAAAAAATATGAAGACTTTTTGGCAAAACTGGCGTCAGAATGTTCAAATATAAAAGTCTGTCTTGAATACAAGGTTGATATTGGGCAAAAAATCTATGCAGGTGCAGATATGTTTTTGATGCCCTCAAGGTTTGAACCCTGTGGCTTGAGCCAGCTAATTGCCCTCAAATACGGTACAATTCCTATTGTGAGAGCGACAGGAGGTCTTGATGATACGATTGTCGGCTATCCGTTAGATAATTCAAATGGCTTCAAGTTTTGGCGTTACGAAGCTTTCGACATGCTTGAGGCAATTCAATGTGCAATAAATACATTCCATTACAAGCATACATGGTCTGCGATGATGAATTCCGCAATGCACTACCAATACAGCTGGGATAAAAGTGCAGTAGAGTATTCAAATCTATATAATGATGTAACTTGTTAA
- the ruvA gene encoding Holliday junction branch migration protein RuvA — protein MYDYIKGLLISKQTQSYRGSNAVVEANGVGYLLLVTPQTIQKLPDIDSNVKIFISLIHREDSMSLCGFLTKEERDIFNILQSVSGVGVKLSLLLLDEFPVSELINVVVKSDYKELSRAKGVGPKLAQKIILELKDKLINWSNVTPVPVDDVSENTNLSADCISEAQSVLLSLGYTINEAKAAIKAVVSSIKMPKDSEEVLRYALEFLAQQ, from the coding sequence ATGTATGATTATATAAAAGGATTGTTGATATCCAAACAAACGCAGTCATACCGTGGCTCAAACGCAGTTGTTGAGGCTAATGGTGTGGGGTATCTTTTGTTGGTTACTCCTCAAACCATACAAAAATTACCTGATATTGATTCTAATGTCAAAATATTCATCTCTCTTATTCATCGGGAAGACTCAATGTCTTTGTGTGGATTTTTGACAAAAGAGGAAAGAGATATTTTTAATATTCTTCAATCAGTATCTGGCGTTGGAGTTAAATTGTCCTTGTTGCTTCTTGATGAGTTTCCTGTTTCAGAACTTATAAATGTCGTTGTGAAATCAGATTACAAAGAGCTTTCAAGGGCTAAGGGCGTTGGTCCTAAACTTGCTCAAAAAATTATTCTTGAGCTCAAAGATAAACTGATAAATTGGTCAAATGTCACCCCAGTACCCGTTGATGATGTTTCAGAAAATACCAATCTTTCAGCTGATTGCATTTCCGAAGCACAAAGTGTACTCTTGTCATTGGGTTATACAATAAATGAAGCCAAAGCTGCGATAAAAGCTGTTGTTTCATCAATAAAAATGCCAAAGGATTCAGAAGAGGTCTTGAGGTATGCTTTAGAGTTTTTGGCTCAACAATAG
- the bioB gene encoding biotin synthase BioB — MSEKFTADELLRLYYLPLDELLDKAAEHLSNNVEFCSLISARTGKCSQNCKYCAQSSHYNTDIETNPLVTEEDVLKTAVEARKNKATRFAVVTSGKRPNEEDFPHILKMIKLINSIEGLTSCASIGIITEEQAKALAEAGLNRFHHNINTCRSYYSDVCTTHTYQDRIDTIKLVKKYGMELCCGVILGMGESILQRIEMAMELAEIEPDSIPVNVLCPIKNTPFESYIDKIDEEHVLRTMAIFKIAVPNAIIRFAGGRKLRLTPETQKIALQHCVEGMIMGNMLTTIGIEPYEDIETVTELGKNIK; from the coding sequence ATGTCTGAAAAATTTACAGCTGATGAGCTATTAAGATTATATTATTTGCCTTTAGATGAGCTACTTGATAAGGCTGCTGAACATCTTTCAAATAACGTTGAATTTTGTTCATTAATTAGTGCGAGAACAGGTAAGTGCTCGCAAAATTGTAAATATTGTGCACAAAGTTCACATTACAATACTGATATTGAAACAAATCCGTTGGTGACTGAAGAAGATGTCTTGAAAACAGCAGTTGAAGCAAGAAAAAATAAAGCGACAAGATTTGCTGTTGTAACATCCGGTAAACGTCCAAACGAGGAGGATTTTCCTCATATTTTAAAAATGATTAAACTTATTAATTCTATTGAAGGGCTTACGAGTTGTGCGTCAATTGGTATAATTACGGAAGAACAAGCGAAAGCATTGGCTGAAGCCGGACTTAACCGTTTCCATCACAATATAAATACCTGCCGTTCTTATTATTCTGATGTTTGTACTACTCATACATATCAGGACAGAATTGATACGATAAAACTTGTTAAAAAATATGGCATGGAACTTTGTTGTGGTGTTATTTTGGGAATGGGCGAGTCTATTCTTCAACGTATCGAGATGGCAATGGAGCTTGCGGAAATTGAGCCCGATTCTATTCCTGTAAATGTTCTTTGTCCTATAAAAAATACCCCGTTTGAGTCTTATATAGATAAAATCGACGAAGAGCATGTTTTAAGGACTATGGCTATATTTAAAATTGCAGTTCCTAATGCTATAATAAGATTTGCAGGCGGAAGAAAATTGCGATTGACTCCTGAAACACAAAAAATTGCTCTACAACATTGTGTAGAAGGAATGATAATGGGCAATATGCTCACTACTATCGGTATAGAGCCTTATGAAGATATTGAAACCGTTACAGAACTCGGGAAAAATATAAAATAA
- a CDS encoding tetratricopeptide repeat protein, translating into MKKLLLILNIFVCLTFCSNSAFAEDNEVAIQTPVDREAIIALYNANKLQEAYQLIATIPESDRDAEMWFLLANITQDYDKEMDSVFLLQKAIEVEPTFYKAYYNLGLIYLKDNKTVSAIQNFQQAVKYKKDFAYGYYNLGCAYLKDSEFKSAKSNFIKAIQLKNDEPDFFYNLALTYKKMNKNKQASKTLAIYNSMIKG; encoded by the coding sequence ATGAAGAAATTGTTGTTAATCTTAAATATTTTCGTTTGTTTAACATTTTGTAGCAATTCTGCGTTTGCAGAAGATAATGAGGTAGCTATACAAACTCCGGTGGACAGAGAGGCAATTATAGCTCTTTATAACGCTAATAAATTGCAAGAAGCATACCAGTTAATTGCAACAATCCCTGAATCTGATAGGGACGCTGAGATGTGGTTCTTGCTTGCAAATATTACTCAAGACTATGACAAAGAAATGGATTCTGTTTTTCTTCTTCAAAAAGCGATTGAAGTGGAACCTACTTTTTATAAGGCATATTACAATTTAGGCTTGATATACTTGAAGGACAATAAGACGGTTTCTGCTATTCAAAATTTTCAGCAGGCTGTAAAATACAAGAAAGACTTTGCTTACGGTTATTACAATTTAGGTTGTGCATATCTCAAAGATTCTGAATTCAAATCTGCGAAATCCAATTTTATAAAGGCTATTCAGCTAAAAAATGATGAACCCGATTTCTTTTATAATTTAGCCCTTACTTATAAAAAAATGAATAAGAATAAGCAGGCGTCAAAAACTTTGGCTATTTATAATTCAATGATTAAGGGATAA
- a CDS encoding glutamate ABC transporter substrate-binding protein codes for MFKFNRLAMIFLAIVFMVTGCSKFEKETDVYQNILQRDKIIIGTQFEAKPFGYITPKGALQGADVDIARELAKRLLGSSKKIEFRQVTPANRIQAITTGDVDVVIATMSITPQRKMIVDFSNPYYVAGQAVLVPKNSSISTIKDLNGKKVIVILGTTGEKNLRFFAPSAIAQGYRNYDEAFKAFKAGKGDALTTDDSLLVGFIMDNPNYKILQSRMTQEPYGIAFKNSEDTLALKTNLNRVLNDMNHDGTLSKIKHKWNLPN; via the coding sequence ATGTTTAAGTTTAATAGATTAGCTATGATATTTTTAGCCATTGTCTTTATGGTTACAGGTTGTTCAAAGTTTGAAAAGGAAACAGATGTTTATCAAAATATTTTGCAAAGAGATAAGATTATAATTGGCACGCAGTTTGAAGCAAAACCTTTCGGGTATATTACGCCAAAAGGTGCTTTGCAAGGTGCTGATGTTGATATAGCAAGAGAACTGGCAAAAAGATTACTAGGTAGTTCAAAAAAGATAGAGTTCAGACAAGTTACGCCGGCTAATAGAATTCAAGCTATTACAACAGGTGATGTTGATGTGGTTATTGCGACTATGTCTATAACCCCGCAAAGAAAGATGATAGTTGATTTTTCTAATCCTTATTATGTAGCAGGTCAGGCTGTATTGGTTCCAAAAAACAGTTCAATTTCAACCATTAAAGATTTAAACGGCAAGAAAGTCATCGTTATATTGGGAACAACAGGCGAGAAAAATTTAAGGTTCTTTGCTCCATCTGCAATTGCTCAAGGCTATAGAAATTATGATGAAGCCTTTAAGGCATTCAAAGCAGGCAAAGGCGATGCGTTGACTACAGATGATTCATTGCTTGTTGGTTTTATTATGGACAATCCTAATTATAAAATATTACAATCAAGAATGACGCAAGAGCCATACGGTATTGCTTTTAAAAATTCAGAAGACACATTAGCGTTAAAAACTAATCTTAATAGAGTTTTGAATGACATGAATCATGACGGTACATTGAGCAAAATTAAACATAAATGGAACTTGCCTAATTAG
- a CDS encoding GtrA family protein, producing the protein MTSSIDTVFSMLSFSLKAMIEVKLLKFAKIGVLNTIFGYSVFSLLIFLGLHYQCAVILGTILSVMFNFNTIGRYVFNRCDTRLILKFALVYSIIATLNICLIHIGVTHHINVYLMGAILLLPLGSLSFILNKTIVFGEKLFGIY; encoded by the coding sequence ATGACTTCGTCAATAGACACTGTTTTCTCAATGCTTTCTTTTAGCTTAAAGGCTATGATTGAGGTTAAACTCCTCAAATTTGCAAAAATAGGAGTGCTTAATACAATCTTCGGCTACAGCGTTTTTTCCCTATTGATATTTTTGGGTTTGCACTATCAATGTGCAGTAATCCTTGGCACAATCTTATCTGTTATGTTCAATTTTAACACCATTGGCAGGTATGTCTTTAATAGGTGCGATACACGTTTAATTCTAAAATTTGCACTTGTATATTCAATTATAGCAACACTAAACATCTGCCTTATTCACATTGGCGTGACACACCACATTAATGTTTATTTAATGGGTGCAATACTGCTATTGCCTCTTGGCTCTCTTTCTTTCATTCTGAACAAAACAATCGTTTTCGGCGAAAAATTATTTGGAATTTATTAA
- the rpsR gene encoding 30S ribosomal protein S18 translates to MAREQLDKKKRKNCSFCADKAEIIDYKDAQKLKKYLTEAGKILPRRITGNCAEHQRMLARAVKKAREASLLCYVFDN, encoded by the coding sequence ATGGCAAGAGAACAGCTAGACAAAAAGAAACGTAAAAATTGTAGCTTCTGTGCAGACAAAGCAGAAATCATTGATTACAAAGATGCACAAAAATTAAAAAAATATTTAACAGAAGCAGGTAAAATTCTTCCAAGAAGAATTACAGGAAACTGTGCTGAACATCAAAGAATGTTAGCTAGAGCAGTTAAAAAAGCAAGAGAAGCTTCTTTGCTTTGCTACGTTTTTGATAACTAG
- a CDS encoding single-stranded DNA-binding protein: protein MSLSKAVLSGIIFRGPEKRFTSNNIPIAYFTLNIDEKDETLVRVFAKGNLAELVENTLAKGDKVVVDGKLQNSTIQQDDGSERKIVEIDLSSFEKVGGGSATKAKPAKDEIVKFADEEFSDDLIGEEEIPF, encoded by the coding sequence ATGTCACTTTCAAAAGCTGTATTATCAGGTATTATTTTTAGAGGTCCTGAAAAAAGATTTACATCAAACAATATTCCAATTGCGTATTTCACATTGAATATTGATGAAAAAGATGAAACTTTGGTCAGAGTTTTTGCAAAGGGTAATCTCGCTGAATTGGTTGAAAATACGCTTGCTAAAGGCGATAAGGTTGTTGTTGACGGCAAACTTCAAAACTCTACAATACAGCAAGATGACGGTAGCGAAAGAAAAATTGTCGAAATAGACTTATCAAGCTTTGAAAAAGTGGGTGGCGGTTCTGCTACTAAAGCAAAACCTGCAAAAGATGAAATTGTAAAATTTGCTGATGAAGAATTTTCTGATGACTTAATCGGTGAAGAAGAAATTCCATTCTAA
- the rpsF gene encoding 30S ribosomal protein S6 — MKTYELLSIIKPNIDSDEADKIIAKIEESVNGYTGNVVETEKMGRKKLSYDIQNFRDGYFVTQKMQLPEDKVADFKRNLKLNENILRTMFVEVSKVK; from the coding sequence TTGAAAACTTACGAATTATTATCAATTATCAAACCAAACATTGATTCTGATGAAGCTGATAAAATTATCGCAAAAATTGAAGAATCAGTGAACGGCTATACAGGTAATGTTGTTGAAACAGAAAAAATGGGTAGAAAAAAATTAAGCTATGATATCCAAAACTTCAGAGATGGCTATTTTGTTACTCAAAAAATGCAATTGCCTGAAGATAAAGTCGCTGATTTTAAAAGAAACTTGAAATTGAACGAAAATATTCTTAGAACTATGTTCGTTGAAGTTTCTAAAGTAAAATAA